In Promicromonospora sp. Populi, one genomic interval encodes:
- a CDS encoding TRAP transporter large permease — MALLLALGAPVSMSIGLPSAVSMVVVLGLENGAVTSAQRLFSGIDSFTLLAIPFFVLAGVIMNSGGIATRLINLAKIVVGRAPAPLAQTNVFANVLFGAVSGSAVAAAAAVGSTMAPLQRKEGYDRGFTAATNVASAPAGMLIPPSNTLIVYALASGGTSIGALFLAGYVPGLLWAAGCAVVVWLYARKHPELRNPRQVTLREAGTVFVQAIPSLLMIVVVMGGIVGGAFTPTEGSCIAVIYALVLSFVYRTITVRDLPALLYSACRTSSVVIFLIGVSTIMSWVMSYTRIPQLLADSLFGWTDNKVVVLLIMMVLLLIIGIPLDATPAILIFTPIFLPIAQSYGIDPVHFGIMMVFNLCIAVISPPSAPVLFVGAQVAGSRIEPVIRHLMPFFVVLIVVLFLVVFVPQLSTWLPTLAGLM; from the coding sequence ATGGCCCTGCTCCTGGCGCTCGGCGCCCCGGTCAGCATGTCGATCGGCCTGCCCTCGGCAGTGTCCATGGTCGTGGTGCTGGGCTTGGAGAACGGCGCCGTCACCTCGGCGCAGCGCTTGTTCAGCGGCATCGACTCGTTCACGCTGCTCGCCATCCCGTTCTTCGTCCTGGCTGGCGTCATCATGAACTCCGGGGGGATCGCCACCCGGCTGATCAACCTGGCCAAGATCGTCGTGGGCCGGGCCCCGGCGCCGCTCGCGCAGACCAACGTGTTCGCCAACGTGCTGTTCGGCGCGGTCAGCGGTTCCGCCGTGGCGGCAGCGGCCGCCGTCGGCTCGACCATGGCGCCCTTGCAGCGCAAGGAGGGCTACGACCGGGGTTTCACTGCCGCGACCAACGTGGCCTCCGCGCCCGCGGGCATGCTCATCCCGCCGAGCAACACCCTGATCGTGTACGCCCTGGCGAGCGGCGGCACGTCGATCGGCGCGCTGTTCCTGGCCGGGTACGTGCCGGGCCTGCTGTGGGCGGCGGGCTGCGCCGTGGTGGTGTGGCTCTACGCGCGCAAGCACCCGGAGCTGCGCAACCCGCGCCAGGTCACGCTGCGCGAGGCCGGCACGGTGTTCGTGCAGGCGATCCCGTCGCTGCTGATGATCGTGGTGGTGATGGGCGGCATCGTGGGCGGCGCGTTCACCCCGACCGAGGGCTCGTGCATCGCGGTGATCTACGCGCTGGTGCTGTCGTTCGTCTACCGGACCATCACCGTTCGGGACCTGCCCGCACTGCTCTACTCGGCGTGCCGCACCAGCTCCGTGGTGATCTTCCTGATCGGCGTCTCCACGATCATGAGCTGGGTCATGAGCTACACGCGGATCCCGCAGCTGCTCGCTGACTCGTTGTTCGGCTGGACCGACAACAAGGTGGTGGTGCTGCTGATCATGATGGTGCTGCTCCTGATCATCGGCATCCCGCTCGACGCGACGCCGGCCATCCTGATCTTCACGCCGATCTTCCTGCCGATCGCCCAGAGCTACGGGATCGACCCGGTGCACTTCGGCATCATGATGGTCTTCAACCTCTGCATAGCGGTGATCTCACCGCCGTCGGCCCCTGTGCTGTTTGTGGGCGCGCAGGTCGCTGGCTCCCGGATCGAGCCTGTCATCCGGCACCTGATGCCGTTCTTCGTCGTCCTGATCGTGGTGCTCTTCCTGGTGGTGTTCGTGCCGCAGCTGTCCACCTGGCTGCCGACGCTCGCCGGACTGATGTAG
- the kduI gene encoding 5-dehydro-4-deoxy-D-glucuronate isomerase yields the protein MEQRYATAPDQIPGMDTAELRERYLVPGLFVDDEICTVYTHHDRIVLGGISPVSGPLTLTGFPEIRSEQFFEHREAGIVNVGGPGTVTVDGTVHQLGHGACLYVGRGVGDVVFASTPAGVEAADDAAAAVAAPSARFYLFSAPAHTAYPTTLVPAGQGTVRELGDPLTSNRRTLNQYIHENGVRSCQVVLGVTTLHPGSMWNTMPAHTHARRTECYLYFDLPAEARVLHVLGEPSETRHLVVADREAIIAPSWSVHSGVGTAAYSFVWAMAGENQAFDDMDGFDVATMR from the coding sequence ATGGAACAGCGTTACGCGACCGCCCCGGACCAGATTCCCGGGATGGACACCGCAGAGCTGCGCGAGCGCTACCTGGTACCCGGCCTGTTCGTGGACGACGAGATCTGTACCGTCTACACCCATCACGACCGGATAGTGCTGGGCGGGATCAGCCCGGTGTCCGGCCCGCTGACCCTTACCGGTTTCCCCGAGATCCGCTCGGAGCAGTTCTTCGAGCACCGCGAGGCCGGCATCGTGAACGTGGGCGGGCCGGGCACGGTCACGGTGGACGGGACGGTGCACCAGCTCGGGCACGGGGCCTGCCTGTACGTGGGCCGGGGGGTGGGCGACGTCGTCTTCGCCTCCACTCCCGCTGGTGTTGAAGCGGCCGACGACGCCGCTGCCGCGGTAGCGGCGCCGTCGGCCCGGTTCTACCTGTTCTCCGCGCCCGCCCACACCGCGTACCCGACGACGCTCGTGCCCGCCGGGCAGGGCACCGTCCGGGAGCTGGGCGACCCGCTCACGAGCAACCGCCGCACGCTGAACCAGTACATCCACGAGAACGGCGTGCGGTCGTGCCAGGTGGTCCTGGGGGTGACGACCCTGCACCCCGGTTCCATGTGGAACACGATGCCCGCGCACACCCACGCTCGGCGCACCGAGTGCTACCTGTACTTCGACCTGCCGGCCGAGGCGCGCGTGCTGCACGTCCTGGGCGAGCCGTCCGAGACGCGGCACCTCGTGGTGGCCGACCGGGAGGCGATCATCGCCCCGAGCTGGTCGGTCCACTCCGGCGTCGGCACGGCGGCATACTCCTTCGTGTGGGCGATGGCCGGGGAGAACCAGGCCTTCGACGACATGGACGGGTTCGACGTCGCGACGATGCGCTGA
- a CDS encoding IclR family transcriptional regulator, with protein sequence MTESASTPAPDPGTGRTVAPQDAGMLSASEKTLIVLEAAMTHDRFSEIVAATGLPKATVHRILATLVDHEFVVVSDGGYVPGPRVLSLAGQAYERIDISRLVRPYIDELVERVHCTVHVGTRSGDEMVYLVRTDSDKPYRMPSRVGASIPLHTSAIGKTILAEEDDDAIQRLVARAGLPQRTARSIVTIEHLRRELADVRERGFAFDREENVPGVVCIGAPIRDHTGHTNYGLSISSLALEHTEEQLVAMSDDLLRTAAAITRALGGATR encoded by the coding sequence ATGACCGAATCTGCCTCGACCCCAGCCCCAGATCCGGGGACGGGCCGGACGGTCGCGCCCCAGGACGCCGGGATGCTCAGCGCGAGCGAGAAGACGCTGATCGTGCTGGAAGCCGCCATGACGCACGACCGGTTCAGCGAGATCGTCGCCGCGACCGGTCTGCCCAAGGCGACGGTGCACCGCATCCTCGCGACGCTCGTGGACCACGAGTTCGTAGTGGTGTCCGACGGCGGGTACGTGCCTGGTCCGCGGGTGCTGTCCCTCGCGGGCCAGGCCTACGAGCGGATCGACATCTCGCGGCTCGTGCGGCCGTACATCGACGAGCTGGTGGAGCGGGTGCACTGCACGGTGCACGTCGGGACGCGCAGCGGCGACGAGATGGTCTACCTGGTGCGCACCGACTCGGACAAGCCGTACCGCATGCCATCTCGGGTGGGCGCCTCGATCCCGTTGCACACCTCCGCGATCGGCAAGACGATCCTGGCCGAGGAGGACGACGACGCGATCCAGCGGCTCGTGGCCCGGGCCGGGCTGCCGCAGCGCACCGCGCGCTCGATAGTCACCATCGAGCACCTGCGCCGCGAGCTCGCGGACGTGCGGGAGCGCGGGTTCGCGTTCGACCGCGAGGAGAACGTGCCCGGGGTGGTCTGCATCGGCGCGCCGATCCGCGACCACACCGGCCACACCAACTACGGGCTGTCGATCTCGTCGCTGGCCCTCGAGCACACCGAGGAGCAGCTCGTCGCGATGTCCGACGACCTGCTCCGCACCGCAGCAGCGATCACGCGCGCGCTCGGCGGGGCAACCCGCTGA
- a CDS encoding SDR family oxidoreductase, with protein sequence MTPAASPAETSVESLFRIEGRTAVVTGASKGIGLATAGLLARAGADVVGVSTTMPDGASGARAAVEAAGRTFTPIAADLSDRQAVADLAARLAALDVDVLVNNGGTIRRAPAAEHPDADFDEVMDVNLRSAWVLSREVGRTMLARGRGKIINTASMLSFQGGINVPGYTASKSALAGLTKALANEWAGRGVNVNAVAPGYVATANTDPLRADAERSAAILDRIPAGRWATPDDIASAVLYLSAPASDYVHGAILPVDGGWLAR encoded by the coding sequence ATGACGCCTGCCGCTTCGCCTGCTGAGACCTCCGTGGAGTCCCTGTTCCGCATCGAGGGGCGCACGGCGGTCGTCACCGGGGCCAGCAAGGGCATCGGGCTGGCGACCGCGGGCCTGCTGGCCCGCGCCGGCGCCGACGTGGTGGGCGTCAGCACCACGATGCCCGACGGCGCATCCGGCGCCCGGGCGGCCGTCGAGGCAGCCGGCCGCACCTTCACGCCGATCGCCGCCGACCTCTCGGACCGGCAGGCCGTGGCCGACCTGGCCGCCCGGCTCGCCGCGCTGGACGTCGACGTGCTCGTCAACAACGGTGGCACCATCCGCCGGGCCCCGGCGGCGGAGCACCCCGACGCGGACTTCGACGAGGTGATGGACGTCAACCTGCGCAGCGCATGGGTGCTGTCCCGCGAGGTGGGCCGCACCATGCTGGCCCGCGGCCGCGGCAAGATCATCAACACCGCCTCGATGCTCAGCTTCCAGGGCGGCATCAACGTGCCCGGCTACACCGCCTCCAAGTCGGCGCTCGCCGGCCTGACCAAGGCGCTCGCCAACGAGTGGGCCGGCCGGGGTGTGAACGTCAACGCCGTCGCGCCCGGTTACGTCGCCACCGCGAACACCGACCCCCTGCGGGCCGACGCCGAGCGCAGCGCCGCGATCCTCGACCGGATCCCGGCCGGACGCTGGGCGACCCCGGACGACATAGCGAGCGCGGTCCTGTACCTGTCGGCCCCGGCGTCGGACTACGTCCACGGCGCCATTCTCCCGGTAGACGGCGGCTGGCTCGCCCGCTGA
- a CDS encoding IclR family transcriptional regulator — protein MDASPLGSVDKALQALDTLAGFGAAGAPLAALAQAVGVSKPTLHRTLAALRHRGYAEQTPDGAYRLGPAALALGSTYLAEENLPALLHPALTALSEQTSELVHLGVLAGREVVYLDKVEPQRAVRVWSAVGRRRPAATTALGRALLSAQELDDAALARFAGTDVAAARLRTVLAEARRSGIAHETEENEPGIACIAVPLLRAGRAVAAVSITAPVERLRGAARAERIDTLRSTLPGLLPAGLTVPSAP, from the coding sequence ATGGATGCCAGCCCGCTCGGAAGCGTCGACAAGGCGCTCCAGGCGCTCGACACGCTCGCGGGCTTCGGCGCGGCGGGCGCTCCGCTGGCCGCGCTCGCCCAGGCCGTCGGCGTCAGCAAGCCCACCCTGCACCGCACGCTCGCCGCGCTGCGGCACCGCGGCTACGCCGAGCAGACGCCCGACGGTGCCTACCGCCTGGGCCCCGCCGCGCTCGCCCTCGGGAGCACCTACCTGGCCGAGGAGAACCTGCCCGCCCTGCTGCACCCGGCCCTGACCGCGCTCAGCGAGCAGACCAGCGAGCTGGTGCACCTCGGCGTGCTCGCCGGCCGCGAGGTGGTCTACCTCGACAAGGTCGAGCCGCAGCGCGCGGTCCGCGTGTGGTCGGCAGTCGGACGACGGCGCCCGGCCGCGACGACGGCGCTGGGCCGCGCGCTCCTGTCGGCCCAGGAGCTCGACGACGCGGCGCTGGCCCGGTTCGCCGGGACAGATGTGGCGGCCGCGCGGCTGCGTACCGTCCTGGCCGAGGCCCGGCGGAGCGGCATCGCGCACGAGACCGAGGAGAACGAGCCCGGCATCGCCTGCATCGCGGTCCCGCTGCTGCGCGCCGGGCGCGCAGTGGCGGCGGTCAGCATCACGGCCCCGGTCGAGCGGCTGCGGGGTGCGGCGCGCGCCGAGCGGATCGATACGTTGCGGAGCACACTTCCCGGCCTGCTCCCGGCGGGCCTGACCGTGCCATCGGCCCCCTGA
- the eda gene encoding bifunctional 4-hydroxy-2-oxoglutarate aldolase/2-dehydro-3-deoxy-phosphogluconate aldolase: MSSPDNPVLETLAAHRLVPVVVVDGADEGARLADALVAGGLPVAEITLRLAGGLDAIRAVAKNQPDVVIGAGTVTTAAQVDDVVAAGARYIVSPGLSAAVVRRAQEHGIPVLPGVATPSEIMAALDLGIDVVKLFPASVVGGPAAIKAFSAPFPALRFVPTGGVSAANLADYLTLKPVLAVGGSWMVDRKLVTDGDWAEITRRTRDAVALAAQIDEEKNR, translated from the coding sequence ATGTCATCCCCCGACAACCCGGTCCTCGAGACCCTCGCCGCGCATCGGCTAGTGCCGGTAGTCGTGGTCGACGGCGCCGACGAGGGTGCCCGCCTCGCCGACGCGCTCGTCGCCGGCGGCCTGCCGGTGGCCGAGATCACGCTGCGGCTCGCGGGCGGTCTCGACGCCATCCGTGCGGTGGCGAAGAACCAGCCCGACGTCGTGATCGGCGCGGGCACCGTGACCACCGCGGCGCAGGTGGACGACGTCGTCGCGGCCGGCGCCCGCTACATCGTGTCGCCGGGGCTGTCGGCCGCCGTCGTGCGGCGCGCACAGGAGCACGGCATCCCCGTGCTGCCGGGCGTGGCCACGCCGTCGGAGATCATGGCGGCGCTCGACCTGGGGATCGACGTCGTCAAGCTGTTCCCCGCGTCCGTCGTCGGCGGGCCTGCCGCCATCAAGGCGTTCTCCGCGCCCTTCCCGGCCCTGCGGTTCGTGCCGACGGGCGGCGTCAGCGCCGCCAACCTGGCCGACTACCTGACGCTCAAGCCGGTCCTCGCCGTCGGCGGATCGTGGATGGTCGACCGCAAGCTCGTCACCGACGGCGACTGGGCCGAGATCACCCGCCGCACCCGTGACGCCGTGGCCCTCGCCGCGCAGATCGACGAGGAGAAGAACCGATGA
- a CDS encoding sugar kinase: MSSLNVRPAAESAYDVVALGEVMLRLDPGDRRVRTARSFDVWEGGGEYNVARGLRRCFGLRGAIVTALADNEIGRLVEDFMLTGGLDTQYVRWVPYDGIGREVRNGLNFTERGFGARGAVGVSDRGHTAIAQMRPDDVDWDALFSRGVRWLHTGGIFAALSESSADVAEAAMSAARRHGTIVSYDLNYRPSLWKGIGGEERAREVNRRLASHVDVMIGNEEDFTASLGFEVEGVDESLTDLDTGAFRAMIETASEAYPNFQVIATTLRGVRSASRNDWGAIAWSRKEGFAEATHRADLEIFDRVGGGDSFASGLAYGLMELGSLQEAVEYGAAHGALAMTTPGDTTMVTLAEVAKLAGGGSARVQR, encoded by the coding sequence ATGAGCTCGCTGAACGTTCGGCCCGCCGCCGAGAGTGCGTACGACGTAGTGGCCCTGGGCGAGGTCATGCTCCGCCTCGACCCGGGCGACCGCCGGGTGCGCACCGCCCGGAGCTTCGACGTGTGGGAGGGCGGCGGCGAGTACAACGTGGCGCGCGGCCTGCGCCGCTGCTTCGGCCTGCGCGGCGCGATCGTGACGGCGCTCGCCGACAACGAGATCGGGCGCCTGGTCGAGGACTTCATGCTGACCGGCGGCCTCGACACCCAGTACGTGCGGTGGGTGCCCTACGACGGCATCGGCCGTGAGGTGCGCAACGGCCTCAACTTCACCGAGCGCGGCTTCGGCGCGCGCGGCGCCGTCGGCGTGAGCGACCGCGGACACACCGCCATCGCGCAGATGCGGCCCGACGACGTGGACTGGGACGCGCTGTTCTCCCGCGGCGTGCGCTGGCTGCACACGGGCGGCATCTTCGCCGCGCTCTCCGAGAGCAGCGCCGACGTGGCCGAGGCCGCCATGTCCGCGGCCCGCCGGCACGGCACGATCGTCTCGTACGACCTGAACTACCGGCCCTCGCTGTGGAAGGGCATCGGCGGCGAGGAGCGGGCGCGCGAGGTCAACCGGCGCCTCGCGAGCCACGTCGATGTGATGATCGGCAACGAGGAGGACTTCACCGCCTCGCTCGGCTTTGAGGTCGAGGGCGTGGACGAGTCGCTGACGGACCTGGACACGGGAGCGTTCCGCGCGATGATCGAGACGGCGTCGGAGGCCTACCCGAACTTTCAGGTGATCGCGACGACGCTGCGCGGCGTCCGGTCGGCGTCGCGCAACGACTGGGGCGCCATCGCGTGGTCGCGCAAGGAGGGCTTCGCCGAGGCCACGCACCGGGCGGACCTGGAGATCTTCGACCGCGTCGGCGGCGGCGACTCGTTCGCGTCCGGCCTTGCGTACGGGCTCATGGAGCTCGGTTCGCTTCAGGAGGCCGTCGAGTACGGCGCGGCGCACGGCGCACTGGCGATGACCACCCCGGGGGACACCACGATGGTCACGCTCGCCGAGGTCGCCAAGCTGGCTGGTGGGGGGAGCGCACGGGTGCAGCGGTGA
- a CDS encoding NAD-dependent epimerase/dehydratase family protein, producing the protein MSKSILFIGGSGIISHASVARAARLGHRVTVLNRGRSSARPVPAAVETLVADANDADAVAAALGGREFDVVAQFRAFSPEHVARDVAQFAGRTGQYVFISSASAYQTPPSGLPVRESTPLRNPFWQYSRDKIACEDLLVREYRENGFPATIVRPSHTYDRTLLPTSGGWTDVARMRAGKPVVVHGDGTSLWTITHTEDFAVGFVGLLGHPLAVGDTFHITGTHAPTWDQIYTWLAAAAGVDSPDLVHVASETIARVLPDVGPGLVGDKAHSMVFDISKVRTLVPEFGTTITYDVGAEEQLSWFDAHPEAQVVDAGLDAAFDRLVAHARSI; encoded by the coding sequence ATGTCCAAGAGCATCCTGTTCATCGGCGGAAGCGGAATCATCAGCCACGCTTCGGTGGCCCGAGCCGCGCGGCTCGGCCACCGGGTAACGGTGCTCAACCGGGGCAGATCCTCGGCCCGTCCGGTCCCCGCGGCGGTGGAGACGCTGGTGGCCGACGCGAACGACGCCGACGCCGTGGCAGCGGCTCTGGGCGGCCGGGAGTTCGACGTCGTCGCCCAGTTCCGGGCGTTCAGCCCGGAGCACGTCGCGCGCGACGTCGCGCAGTTCGCCGGCCGGACCGGGCAGTACGTGTTCATCTCGTCGGCGTCGGCGTACCAGACTCCGCCGTCGGGCCTGCCCGTGCGGGAGTCCACGCCGCTACGCAACCCGTTCTGGCAGTACTCCCGCGACAAGATCGCGTGCGAGGACCTGCTGGTGCGCGAGTACCGGGAGAACGGGTTCCCCGCGACCATCGTGCGGCCCTCGCACACCTACGACCGCACGCTGCTGCCGACGTCGGGCGGCTGGACCGACGTGGCCCGTATGCGGGCGGGCAAGCCCGTGGTGGTCCACGGCGACGGCACCTCCCTGTGGACGATCACGCACACCGAGGACTTCGCCGTCGGGTTCGTCGGGCTGCTCGGCCACCCGCTCGCCGTCGGGGACACGTTCCACATCACCGGGACGCACGCGCCCACCTGGGACCAGATCTACACGTGGCTCGCCGCGGCGGCGGGTGTGGACAGCCCGGACCTGGTGCACGTCGCCTCCGAGACGATCGCCCGCGTGCTGCCCGACGTCGGGCCCGGTCTGGTGGGGGACAAGGCGCACTCGATGGTGTTCGACATCTCGAAGGTGCGGACGCTGGTTCCTGAGTTCGGCACCACCATCACCTACGACGTCGGTGCGGAGGAGCAGCTGTCCTGGTTCGACGCCCACCCGGAGGCGCAGGTGGTGGACGCCGGGCTGGACGCGGCGTTCGACCGGTTGGTGGCCCACGCGCGCTCGATCTGA
- a CDS encoding type II toxin-antitoxin system death-on-curing family toxin, with translation MKIRYLTAPELLWIAEQFLGRAVEVRDPGLLDSAVTRPAASMMGVEAYPTLDLKAAALLDSTVNNHALIDGNKRLGLIAVATFYEINGFYFDPPLDDVYELVMAAADGSQRDVAKIAETLAGWRRPLAPDENPLA, from the coding sequence GTGAAGATCCGCTATCTGACCGCGCCAGAACTGCTCTGGATCGCGGAACAGTTCCTCGGTCGCGCCGTAGAGGTCCGGGATCCGGGGCTGCTCGATTCGGCAGTCACCCGCCCCGCCGCCTCAATGATGGGCGTAGAGGCCTATCCGACGCTCGACCTCAAGGCTGCGGCGCTGCTCGATTCGACGGTCAACAACCATGCGCTGATCGACGGGAACAAGCGCCTCGGCCTGATCGCAGTGGCGACCTTCTACGAGATCAACGGCTTCTATTTCGACCCGCCGCTCGACGACGTCTACGAGCTCGTCATGGCCGCTGCTGACGGCTCGCAGCGGGACGTCGCGAAGATCGCCGAAACACTCGCGGGCTGGCGCAGGCCGCTCGCGCCTGACGAGAACCCGCTCGCTTGA
- a CDS encoding CopG family transcriptional regulator, which produces MTLRLTEEEDLALTATAERLGISKQEAAREAIRVFVDERAHFEDVVRRAVDRFGPVLDRLK; this is translated from the coding sequence ATGACCCTTCGCCTTACCGAAGAAGAGGACCTCGCCCTCACCGCCACTGCCGAACGGCTCGGGATCTCGAAGCAGGAGGCCGCGCGCGAGGCCATCCGCGTGTTCGTCGACGAGCGGGCGCATTTCGAGGACGTCGTCCGGCGCGCTGTCGACCGCTTCGGCCCGGTCCTCGACCGGCTCAAGTAG
- a CDS encoding alpha-glucuronidase, whose product MTEVVHAAWLPDDAFAAIGSRRVVVAGDGALTGTVAEEVAAATKRFGGGFSRLEVGDGVADAELVLTLAPSSGEPVEALVVSTTSATDPTADESFRFTREAGAVVVQAPNDAGLLHGLFHVVRLGEAAFDGPDADETHAPATDLRMLDHWDNVYAHPTTGQVERGYSGGSIFYDDGLVRRDLARVERYARLLAAVGINHVAINNVNVHEHEARLLTDDLGDVVRLAAVFRRWGIRVHLSVSFASPILLGGLSTADPLDQNVAHWWVRVAARVWGAIPDLGGFVVMADADGGPDPFTYGRTHADGANMLAAAVEPYDGLIHWRAFVRDHRQDWRDRSTDRARTTYDHLRPLDGTFSDNVVVQVKYGPLDFQVREPLSPVLAAMPRTRVALELQVTQEYTGQQQHAVYLGPQWSQLLGFRFWDPDGRDDGSPTVADLATGRGKAAEDPGTGTWHKPAGGFAAVSNVGDDEFWTGHPFAQANLYAYGRLCWDPTLDPGAVLDEWVGLTFPGAPDAVGQAVHAVLDRSWETYEQYTAPLGVGFMVRPDHHYGPDVDGYEYTPWGAYHFADRDGIGVDRTVRTGTGYAGQYPAPWSAIYESPSTCPDALLLFFHHVPYTHVLHSGKTVIQHIYDTHFEGVSQVEAMIGAWSAASKLVDPRVSERVSERLAEQLRSATEWRDQVNTYFLRKSGIPDERGRRIY is encoded by the coding sequence ATGACTGAAGTAGTACACGCGGCCTGGCTGCCCGACGACGCGTTCGCCGCGATCGGCAGCCGCCGGGTAGTGGTGGCCGGCGACGGCGCGCTCACCGGAACCGTCGCAGAGGAGGTCGCGGCGGCGACCAAGCGGTTCGGCGGAGGATTCTCGCGGCTCGAGGTGGGTGACGGCGTGGCCGACGCCGAGCTGGTGCTGACGCTGGCGCCCTCTTCGGGCGAGCCGGTCGAAGCCCTGGTCGTCTCGACGACGTCGGCCACCGACCCCACGGCCGACGAGAGCTTCCGGTTCACGCGGGAGGCGGGCGCCGTCGTCGTGCAGGCACCTAACGATGCCGGGCTGCTGCACGGACTGTTCCACGTAGTACGGCTGGGTGAGGCCGCGTTCGACGGCCCCGATGCCGACGAGACGCATGCCCCCGCCACCGACCTGCGGATGCTCGACCACTGGGACAACGTGTACGCGCACCCCACGACGGGCCAGGTCGAACGCGGGTACTCGGGCGGCTCGATCTTCTACGACGACGGTCTGGTCCGCAGGGATCTGGCGCGCGTGGAGCGGTACGCCCGGCTGCTGGCCGCCGTCGGGATCAACCATGTGGCGATCAACAACGTCAACGTGCACGAGCACGAGGCCCGGCTGCTGACGGACGACCTGGGCGATGTGGTCCGGCTGGCCGCCGTGTTCCGGCGGTGGGGGATCCGGGTGCACCTGTCGGTGTCGTTCGCGTCCCCGATCCTGCTCGGCGGCCTCAGCACCGCGGACCCGCTGGACCAGAACGTCGCGCACTGGTGGGTGCGGGTCGCGGCGCGGGTGTGGGGCGCGATCCCGGACCTCGGCGGGTTTGTGGTCATGGCGGACGCCGACGGCGGGCCAGACCCGTTCACCTACGGGCGCACCCACGCCGACGGCGCGAACATGCTGGCCGCCGCCGTCGAGCCGTACGACGGCCTGATCCACTGGCGGGCGTTCGTCCGCGACCACCGGCAGGACTGGCGCGACCGGTCGACCGACCGCGCCCGCACCACGTACGACCACCTCCGCCCGCTGGACGGCACGTTCTCGGACAACGTCGTGGTGCAGGTCAAGTACGGCCCGCTCGACTTCCAGGTCCGCGAACCGCTCTCCCCCGTGCTGGCCGCGATGCCGCGCACGCGGGTCGCCCTGGAGCTGCAGGTCACGCAGGAGTACACCGGCCAGCAGCAGCACGCCGTGTACCTCGGGCCGCAGTGGAGCCAGCTCCTCGGGTTCCGCTTCTGGGACCCCGACGGCCGGGACGACGGCTCGCCCACGGTGGCCGACCTCGCCACCGGCCGCGGCAAGGCAGCGGAGGATCCCGGCACCGGCACGTGGCACAAGCCCGCCGGCGGCTTCGCCGCAGTCTCCAACGTGGGCGACGACGAGTTCTGGACGGGGCACCCGTTCGCCCAGGCCAACCTCTACGCCTACGGACGGCTGTGCTGGGACCCCACCCTCGACCCGGGTGCCGTGCTCGACGAGTGGGTGGGCCTGACGTTCCCGGGCGCGCCGGACGCCGTCGGGCAGGCGGTGCATGCCGTGCTTGACCGGTCGTGGGAGACGTACGAGCAGTACACCGCGCCGCTCGGTGTGGGCTTCATGGTGCGCCCCGACCACCACTACGGGCCCGACGTCGACGGTTACGAGTACACCCCGTGGGGCGCGTACCACTTCGCGGACCGCGACGGGATCGGTGTGGACCGCACGGTCCGGACCGGTACGGGCTACGCGGGCCAGTACCCGGCACCCTGGTCGGCCATCTACGAGTCGCCGTCGACGTGCCCCGACGCCCTGCTGCTGTTCTTCCACCACGTGCCGTACACGCACGTGCTGCACAGCGGCAAGACCGTGATCCAGCACATCTACGACACCCACTTCGAGGGGGTGTCCCAGGTCGAGGCGATGATCGGCGCGTGGTCCGCGGCCTCGAAGCTGGTGGACCCGCGCGTCTCCGAGCGGGTCTCGGAACGGCTCGCCGAGCAGTTACGCAGCGCCACGGAATGGCGCGACCAGGTGAACACCTACTTCCTGCGGAAGTCGGGGATCCCGGACGAGCGGGGGCGCCGGATCTACTGA